GATTGGGGTCTTGCCCTTGGCATCGCAAGTCTTGGCAGCGCCACCGTGTTCCGGCCAAGCGCAGTGAGGCATGCAGCAGTCCCAGTAACGGGTTGCAAAGCCCTGCTGTCCACCAGCACCTGCATTGAGGTACTTGGCTTCTTCAGCACCTGCGTTGGGGTTGTTCTGCTGTTGCTGCTGGCTAGACGAAGATTTCGGCTGGCTGCTGGAGGACTTCGGCTGTTGCTGCTGCTGAGAAGAAGAGGATTTCGGCTGCTGCTGTTGCTGAGACGAAGAAGACTTCACGCTGGAGCTGGACTTCGGCTGTTCGGACGGGCTGCTTGCCGGTGCGGAGCCGGTGATGTTCTGGCAATTCTTATTGTCAGGATCGTAGTAGCAGTTTAACTTGCAAGATTCGTCGTAGGCGTATTTTTCGCCCTTAGAGCCTGTGAGCTGTTCGTGATATCCAACGCACTTGCTAGAAGCGTTATCATAGCATTGGCCGTCGCACTGCTTGCCTGATGTGTTGGCGGAGGACTTCGGCTGTTGCTGTTGTGAAGAAGAGCTTGCGACAGGCTGTTCTGTCTTTTGAGAAGAGGAGGACACGGCAGGCGTCGGGGTCGGCGTCTTGGCGGAGCTGGAGCTCACGGCCGGAGTGCCCGGATTGTAGACGGAAGAACTGCTTACGGTAACAGTGCCCGGAACAGTTGTTGAAGAGCTGCTCACGGTGATACCGTTCGAAAGCGGAACGAGTTCCCCATTGACGATGGCAAGTCTTGTACCGTCGAGGTATGTGACGGTCTTGTCTGTGCTCAAGATGGGGAGGGTGCTAGTGTCAACATTGGTAATGACAACGTTGCCGTTTAAGTCGTAAATCGTGCCTGTTGCGACATCGTAAGTGCCGTAAGGAATGCTGAACGGATCAGTGACAGTATAGGTGCCCAATGCGTCAGGCTTAATAAGCAAAGTCTGCGTACCGATATTTAACATCCAGCAGTTTATATCGACTTCAAATGCATCCTTTGGCTGGACAACGGGGGTTTCGGATGTGTGTTGCGCTGATGTTGCTGGATCGTCAGAGCAGTTCCATGCGATAACGGAAAGTCCAAAAATGGCGAGGGTTTTGAAAAATTTATTCTTCATGATATAGTAAGCCCTTATAATTATTATATCACACCCTGTATTCCAATCATCCGCGGTAAAAGATAAAATCTTATTGTTTGAATTGCTCGTAAATAAGAGTAAAAAGAACTATACAATGACAATTTGTGCGGTTTAGCACAACTTATTTATTATCAAAGACTTACAAAAAAGAAAAACGCCCCTGTTCGGGGCGTTTAGTTCCGTTTTAGACTTTTAGATTAATACTTGTCTTTAAGAACTTGCGGGCATTCCACTTCGACGTAGTCATGCATCGGGTTGCCTGCGCCGTGCATAAATTCAGCAAGGAAGAGGCAGCCTTGTTTTGCCTTGGCATCGTTGCTGAACACTTCGGCACACTTGCTCTTGAGGCAGGACAAGGTTGCAGATGCGTTGTAGTTTT
The sequence above is drawn from the Fibrobacter sp. UWB16 genome and encodes:
- a CDS encoding glycosyl hydrolase family 5, coding for MKNKFFKTLAIFGLSVIAWNCSDDPATSAQHTSETPVVQPKDAFEVDINCWMLNIGTQTLLIKPDALGTYTVTDPFSIPYGTYDVATGTIYDLNGNVVITNVDTSTLPILSTDKTVTYLDGTRLAIVNGELVPLSNGITVSSSSTTVPGTVTVSSSSVYNPGTPAVSSSSAKTPTPTPAVSSSSQKTEQPVASSSSQQQQPKSSANTSGKQCDGQCYDNASSKCVGYHEQLTGSKGEKYAYDESCKLNCYYDPDNKNCQNITGSAPASSPSEQPKSSSSVKSSSSQQQQQPKSSSSQQQQQPKSSSSQPKSSSSQQQQQNNPNAGAEEAKYLNAGAGGQQGFATRYWDCCMPHCAWPEHGGAAKTCDAKGKTPIGNTNGSICSGGQGTTCTSQIPIIVSDKLAYAFAATPGNDATCGKCFALTFTGTGKYETKANHKALAGKTLVVMASNIGYDVQGGQFDIMIPGGGVGLYNGCSGMGWGSQGATYGGLLTECESEVGYSGDLLTKRKQCLTEKCNKSFGSDTQAKEGCLFLATWMEAAGNPNHTYKEVECPSALKAKF